The segment tcagCCCATTCTTGGAGAAGCTTGAGGATGTATCTGAGGCGGTGGTGGAGCTCAGGagagcagcccagctcctggatGCTGCACAGCTTGTAAGTGTAAGAGTTGCGCTCCCGGTTGATGTAGGTGACAAGGCAGGAGTGGTCAGGCTTGCTAATGATCACCTTGGTGTGGTCGTTGTAGAAATTCACCTAGGAGACAGGTTGGGCTTGGTTTAAGCCATGCTTCCCACAGCATGTTGGGAGCCAGGATGAAGCCACATTTCCTGCCTCAACCCGTTCCTCCTCCCCAACCTGCCCGGGAGCATCCTTGCCCATGCCCCATGGCAGGAATGAGCCAGCCCTAGCACAGGGGCAGACAGAAGCATCCAGCTGAAGTGCTACGTCTCTCCATGGGCTGGGGAAGCTGcaaccagcagctccaggcactggagcaaCATCCTGCACCCACAGCTGTTTTCACAGCTGGATTTTCCATTTGGGCTGTGGCAGACGAGCTCCAACACAGACCAGAAGACCCCTATCTGGCCCCCTCTTCACAAGGGTCTGGGCATCTCCACTGTGCCCCACACATACCTGGAGGGTGCCACTGCTGAAGAGCATGAGCAAGGCTTGGTCAGTCTTCACCCattgcaggaggagcagggctggctgtccAAGGTCATCTATGCTGGGCAGGTCACCTCCCTTTGAGAGAAGGGTCTGCATAAGACACTGGTCCCACACATGCGAGCACTTCCACCAGTGCACACAACAAAGCTGGGTACCCCCTCAGTGGAGTCCCCCCtcccagggcacagccctgTGTGTCCACCTGGCCACAGCTGCAAGCAGGGAGTCCAGCCAGCTCAAGTGGTGTGGTCAAGCCATAACCCAATGTCCAGCACTCACCTTCATGAGATGCTGCTCCATGTAGGACGCAAAGTAGCGCAAGACACTcatctgtccctgcagctgctcgGGGATGGCAGACACAGAGAACACCAGGTGTTTGCTGTTGGTTGGGTTGTAATGTACAGTCCtggagggagcagagcacaAGTTTTGGGGATGGTACAGACTCCCCTTCCCACCCAAGGGGCTCTCCTAGAGACAGATCAGCCCCATTCCCACCGCTCACCTGTGGTTGGGGGAAAGCGTCATGTGCGTGCCATTGTTGAAGAGGACCCCAATGCTGCGGTTGGAGAGCTGGTAGCCAAAGCCATACTTGTTGGAATAATCCACCCACTTGCTCACCCAGACAAAGTGCTCATGGCGGGCCAGGGAAGCTGGGTTTTTCTCCGCTGTTGGAGAAGAGAGCAGGTGAGCAGTGCAGCCAGCCAGCCCCTGTCCATCTCACCTGCCCAGAGGGAACAGATCCCTACAGCAGACTCTGGCACCATTTAGGGTGCTATTTGTACCCCGAGTAGCAGCCATGCCTTCATCCCACAGGGAAGGGGATGCACAGCCCCCTATCCCATCCCAGAGCAGTCCAACCAGTTTACCTGGAGGCATGGAGGAGAGGCAGGTCCGCAGGAGCCGGACAGCTGACTCAATGATGGCTGAGGCAGTGATGCAATCTTCAAAGGCTGTGGGGAGAAGATGACAGGCTGAGTCAGCTGGCCCCACTATCAGCCCAGGCATGACAGGAAGCTTGGGGCAGGCTGGGGTGGCTGGGACAGGTATTGCTCACCTTCACAGCTGCTGGCCATCGTTCCCCGGATGGAGGGAGATGCAGACTTGTGAGATGTCTCCTCCACCACAGTCTCCACGGggctggagctggcactgcGGCATGATACAGGAGTGGCCTGTGGAGAGACCGGGCTTTATCAGGGTCTGCCTGCTCCGCCAAGCAAGGGCATGCATGGCCTCGGAGATGTTCTCACCTCATTCCCTTCCACAGTTTTATAGCTAATCTGCCGACAGATTGAGGTCTTCATCAGCCCAGTAACTAGCTTGGAGAGGTCATCCCTGTCCTCTGAAGAGCCTTTCCTGGCTGAGGAGAGAGCAAGAGATGAGTACACTGCTGAGCATAGAGGCTGGCAACATCCAGGCCACCCCTCCCAGTAGCTCAGCTCTCCCTTATCTGTTCCCATGCCCATGGAGGCAAGGAGGGTGTCAGACAGCTGCCTCCCACTTTCACTTCCCAGTTCTCATGCAACAAAGGACTTCCAGGAGGAACTGCCCCGTGGGTTGCGGCACAGTATCCGCTCTCCAGGCACACACCCATGCCAGGCCACCAGCACAAGAAAGGCAGGGGCACACCCAGCTGTGCTGTACCCAGGCATGGGGTCCAGAGAGATCCATCAGGAGGTCTCTCCTGAAAACAAGATCCACTTCTTCCTGAAGGAAGAGTCACCCAGAGGCTCCTTGGCAATGCACAAACTTACCCTTGggtttcttcttcctgaagagtGTCTTGGTGACTTTAGCAAACAGAGTctttgcaggatttgggggactCAACTCTGGAGCCATcacacagctgctgggagggagtTTCTCAGGAGTGTAGCCCTGCAGAGAGGTCAAGAGAGGTTTGGTTTCCACAGGCCACAtgctccaggcagggcagctgccctgggctgacCACAGTCATTCACAGCCCTCCTGACAGCCAGCTTGTGTTTCCATCAAGCCTCAGAACCATGACTGGCATCAGCACAGGAAACAACCCCTTGCTATAGCAACAaggcagcagaagcacagcagaTCCCTCAGTTCCTCTGTCTGGCATTTGGGCAggacagcagctgcttcctTTGAAGGACTGACACTTTGTACAGGACAAGGACAGCACCCTGCACAGcccaaaaaaacctcatccCACCTGGTGAAGGGTCTCTTGACCCAGGCCCCCACCCATTCACCTTGAAGAACTCGTGGTCCAAAATCTCCTCAAGGGTGAGGCGGTCCTGGGGGTTGCGTCTGAGGATGCCAGTGATGAGGTGcttggcaggcagggagaggaagaCAGGGAGGGTGTATTCCACTTGCTTGATACACCTGTAGGTCTCCTTGAGGTCAGAGGTCTCAAAGGGAGGGTTCCCACACAGCAGGGTGTACCTGGGAGGGAACATGCATGCCACTGTCAGTTCCCCACCAGGCTTGTGACTCAGCAGCACTTAAAGCAAGGAAGTTATTGGCATTTGGCTGGCCACACCTGGCTGAGAACAGCACTTCCAGCCCCGATAGCCACGCTCACATCCGGCCATGCTTCCTCCTAGCAACTGTTAGAGCAACAGGCAAGGAGCCTTGAGGAAGGACAAAGAGCTGGCAGGCAAAGGCCACCCACTGCTCCCACCCATCAGGGTGGAAAatggagcaggcagcagccgggtgaggggctggatgtgccgAAACAGCGATCGCTCCCTGAGCAAACAGCGCGGCAGCCACAGATTTTCCGTTGTTTATCAGGTTCACAGTGCGGTCAAGCCTGCTTTGAACAGGAGCCAAGTGCGGCATGAGCACACCCACCCCATGCAGGTCCTGCCTGCACAGTCCCCACACAGCATCCCAGGATGGCTACAGGCAGCACCTGCTCCACAGTAAGGCTGAGCAGGATCCAGCCAGTTGctcccctccccctgcctctcAGCAACCGCAGCAGAGCCACAAGGCACGGCACACGAAAACTTCCTCAttgtgctgcccacagagctgctgcccccagcccaggctgggtgcctggacccctccccacccagcagcacagacttACATGACACAGCCCAGAGACCACACGTCCGACTCTGGCCCATGGCCCTGTCTCAGCAGCACTTCTGGGGCCAGGTAGTTGGGGGTCCCACATATTGTCCTGTGGGGCAGAGCACCAGATCAGTGCATGCTCTTCATCCCCTCACAGACAGCCTCCCCCTAGCCCTGGGATTTAGCTTACAGCCTTGTCCTCCCCCCACTCCATTTTGCTCTTTGTGGCCCCCTCTCCATCTATAAGGAGGCCCATAAAGACTCTCTCCTCTCCAGCTCACGGaggtcagcagcagctgctcttggGGAGCTGTTGGGAAgagcctgtcccagagctgaggaggAACAGAGCCTTTGTgtcccagcctgtgcagccGGCACGGCAGCCAGGCAGGCACAATAGCAGTAGTCAACACATTGTTCTCCCCGACGGCTGCAAGCTCATTCCTGGAGGAGCCAcaaagcccccagccccctcgctttgcctgcagctggagcaggaattgctCCCTCACCCCAGGAAGGGGCCCTAAGGCTGCTTCTCCCAAGACCAGGAGGGACCCCTTGCCCCTCCACTCTCCTGGGAAGCCACAGGAAGAAGAGTGAAACCCTGGAGGATTCTGAATAAGGAAAACCTCAAACGTACTTTTTCTTCTGGTCAGAGACATCCTGGCAAGCAGCCAGCCCAAAGTCCCCCACTTTCAGCTCCATGTTTTCATTGATGAAGAAGTTGCCTGCAAGTCAAGGGCGATGCGTCACCACAAGTCCCTTGGGGCAGCTTGCTCCCCACACAACACCACGTGCCAACCACAGCACTCACCAAGCTTGAGGTCTCTGTGCAGGATGCCCTTGAGGTGAAGGTATTTCAAGCCTGAGATGATCTGTTTGAGGTAATAGCGCACTTCAGGCTCCAGCAGAGTATGGCGGGCCTTCCAGATGTGGGCCAGGGACTGCAAAGGGAGAGAAGACAGTTTGTGATGCAGGAAGGGAGAACAGACAGCCCTGCTGACTAGGCACAGGGTAGGCAGGGTCAAAGCCAGTTCTTCCAGAAGTTGCACATTCACAAATAATCCTTCTTTCACAGCCATGACCTCAGCTGACTCCCCACATGAGGTTGAGGCTGCTTGTCAGAGCCATGGGAACCTCTGGACTTATGGTGGCCACACCATGAGCAGGCAGTCCAAGAAAgacagagagctgctggagtgCCCAGTGCCGTGCAAAACCACTCTGCTTAGGGGGAGCTCAGAGGGTGTGACAGCTCAGGAGAAGGGGACTGCTAACAAACACCTCTGTAAGGCCTGCTCCAACCAGCTATGGCTGTCTAGGAGATCCTTTGACAAGGAggccacagcagcactgacctTCCTACTGCAGTGCTCCAGGAAGATGTAGATGCTCTCTGAGTCCTCAAAGTAGTGGGAGAACTTGACAATGTGCTTATGGTGCAAGTCCCGATGTAGCTCGATCTCATTGGTGATCTgagagagagcagcagtgtcaggtgagcacaggtgagcTGCTGccccccagcagcccagcacccCACCAGCTGCATGGCACCCACCTTCTCCCGCTGGTGAGGTTTAGCCACCCTGCTGTGCGGGATGACCTTCACGGCATAGGTTTTGTTGCTGGAGAGGTCTGTCATTTCATAGCATCGTGCAAACCCACCCTGCAAGGGAAGAGGTGGTTACGGATGGGTGAGAGACAGCTCCTCACCCCTGCCTGCTTAcaagcctcctcctcctcctcccttccctggcAGCGTCACACGCTCCCTCCTGCTGCGTCGCCCACTAAGATCTGAACTATGATGCTCTCAACC is part of the Taeniopygia guttata chromosome 8, bTaeGut7.mat, whole genome shotgun sequence genome and harbors:
- the PLK3 gene encoding serine/threonine-protein kinase PLK3 yields the protein MDSAGLFPPFPAAAALPARPAPAPAPPPRAAETTRIITDPVSGRSYCKGRLLGKGGFARCYEMTDLSSNKTYAVKVIPHSRVAKPHQREKITNEIELHRDLHHKHIVKFSHYFEDSESIYIFLEHCSRKSLAHIWKARHTLLEPEVRYYLKQIISGLKYLHLKGILHRDLKLGNFFINENMELKVGDFGLAACQDVSDQKKKTICGTPNYLAPEVLLRQGHGPESDVWSLGCVMYTLLCGNPPFETSDLKETYRCIKQVEYTLPVFLSLPAKHLITGILRRNPQDRLTLEEILDHEFFKGYTPEKLPPSSCVMAPELSPPNPAKTLFAKVTKTLFRKKKPKARKGSSEDRDDLSKLVTGLMKTSICRQISYKTVEGNEATPVSCRSASSSPVETVVEETSHKSASPSIRGTMASSCEAFEDCITASAIIESAVRLLRTCLSSMPPAEKNPASLARHEHFVWVSKWVDYSNKYGFGYQLSNRSIGVLFNNGTHMTLSPNHRTVHYNPTNSKHLVFSVSAIPEQLQGQMSVLRYFASYMEQHLMKGGDLPSIDDLGQPALLLLQWVKTDQALLMLFSSGTLQVNFYNDHTKVIISKPDHSCLVTYINRERNSYTYKLCSIQELGCSPELHHRLRYILKLLQEWAEA